Proteins found in one Geomonas subterranea genomic segment:
- a CDS encoding sensor histidine kinase, protein MLSHDLKSPITAVVGSIDLVREAKLGPVTEDQREYLNAAIESCEEMVEMIDTLLGIHKFEAGKMKLSFRDEDAASLVNRSVTKFQTLAQRGDIRLFTTLPSGLPPVSADRSSFNRILGNLLSNAVKFTPEGGEIEVSADLVQDPGTVTGKVPEQNYAPQQLPAEGEFVRIRVRDSGVGIPEEALGSIFDRFVQARNRRQGKTRGTGLGLAFCRKAVDAHGGYIWAESEPGAGSVFTILLPAQPEEPEE, encoded by the coding sequence ATGCTGTCGCACGACCTGAAGTCCCCGATCACAGCGGTGGTCGGCTCCATTGACCTCGTGCGTGAGGCCAAGCTCGGCCCGGTCACGGAGGATCAGCGCGAGTACCTCAACGCCGCCATCGAGAGCTGCGAGGAGATGGTGGAGATGATCGACACCCTGCTCGGCATCCACAAGTTCGAGGCGGGCAAGATGAAGCTCAGCTTCCGGGACGAGGATGCGGCCTCCCTGGTCAACCGCAGCGTCACCAAGTTCCAGACCCTGGCGCAGCGCGGCGACATCCGGCTCTTCACCACCCTCCCCTCCGGGCTCCCCCCGGTATCCGCGGACCGTTCCTCCTTCAACCGCATCCTGGGGAACCTCCTCTCCAACGCGGTGAAGTTCACCCCGGAAGGGGGCGAGATCGAGGTTTCGGCCGACCTGGTGCAGGACCCCGGCACGGTGACGGGAAAGGTCCCGGAGCAGAATTACGCGCCACAGCAGCTCCCTGCGGAAGGGGAATTCGTCAGGATCAGGGTGCGCGACAGCGGGGTCGGCATTCCGGAGGAAGCCCTGGGATCCATCTTCGACCGCTTCGTCCAGGCCAGGAACCGCCGCCAGGGGAAGACCCGCGGCACCGGGCTGGGGCTTGCCTTCTGCAGGAAGGCAGTGGATGCGCACGGCGGCTACATCTGGGCCGAAAGCGAGCCGGGGGCGGGGAGCGTGTTCACCATCCTGCTTCCCGCACAGCCGGAAGAGCCGGAGGAGTGA
- a CDS encoding sensor histidine kinase, translating into MALRESDAGYRELFEENPEAMWVCHRETGQFLAVNEAALRLYGYRRNQFMELDLSRLGQVAPPAGDEDRGLPSLQRRVDGTELEVQLTWHPVTFQNEPAHLVLVRQLQPTREGDDQAELRRQVAEQLAQLEAAHRELEAFSYSVSHDLRAPLRHIDGFSRALLDDYGEQLGSQGQEYLTRICQATGKMAQLIDAVLQLVRAGRCELEPREVDLSVKAQVIALELKHQEPQRAVEFEIAEGVSAQADAKQARQLLEILIGNAWKFSSKTPGARIRFGVRDEGGERVYFVSDNGAGFDMTYAEKLFTVFHRLHRADEFEGSGVGLAIAQRIVTRHGGRIWAESVPGKGATFYFTLSR; encoded by the coding sequence GTGGCGCTGCGAGAAAGCGACGCGGGATACCGCGAGTTGTTCGAGGAAAACCCTGAGGCGATGTGGGTCTGCCACCGCGAAACCGGGCAATTTCTCGCCGTCAACGAAGCCGCCCTGAGGCTCTACGGGTATCGCCGCAACCAGTTCATGGAACTGGACCTCTCCCGCCTGGGCCAGGTGGCCCCTCCCGCCGGCGATGAGGACCGGGGCCTCCCCTCCCTGCAGCGCCGCGTGGACGGCACCGAGCTGGAGGTGCAGCTCACCTGGCATCCGGTCACCTTCCAGAACGAGCCCGCGCACCTGGTGCTGGTGCGGCAACTGCAGCCGACCCGGGAGGGCGACGACCAGGCCGAGTTGCGCCGCCAGGTGGCCGAGCAGTTGGCCCAGCTGGAGGCGGCGCACCGGGAGTTGGAGGCGTTCAGCTATTCCGTTTCCCATGACCTGAGGGCTCCTTTAAGGCATATCGACGGCTTCAGCCGCGCCCTTCTGGACGATTACGGGGAACAACTCGGGAGCCAGGGGCAGGAGTACCTGACCCGTATCTGCCAGGCCACCGGAAAGATGGCGCAGCTCATCGACGCCGTGCTGCAGCTCGTGCGAGCGGGACGGTGCGAACTGGAGCCGCGGGAGGTCGATCTCAGCGTCAAGGCCCAGGTGATCGCGCTGGAATTGAAACACCAGGAGCCGCAACGAGCGGTGGAGTTCGAGATAGCCGAGGGGGTCAGCGCGCAGGCCGATGCCAAACAGGCGCGTCAGCTCCTCGAGATACTGATCGGCAACGCCTGGAAGTTCAGCTCCAAGACCCCGGGCGCCCGCATCCGGTTCGGGGTCAGGGACGAGGGGGGGGAGCGGGTCTACTTCGTCAGCGACAACGGGGCCGGTTTCGACATGACCTACGCCGAGAAGCTCTTCACGGTGTTCCACAGGCTGCATCGTGCCGACGAGTTCGAGGGAAGCGGGGTCGGCCTCGCCATCGCCCAGCGCATCGTGACCCGTCATGGCGGCAGGATCTGGGCCGAAAGCGTGCCGGGCAAGGGCGCGACCTTCTATTTCACGCTGAGCCGTTAG
- a CDS encoding sigma-54-dependent transcriptional regulator: MPKDKILIVDDEADIALILKLQLEDAGFETERARDGVEALEAVEREHFALIMLDIKMPRMDGLEVLSRIRGEQTPVVMMTAHGSEDIAVDAMKKGALDYISKPFAAEDMLQKVERAIGIDRTRKENARLQRQLDEERLKMAAVLQGMADLLLAVDLQGTIITASRQAESVLSGEGEIKGKGLEEVLKGRCRGGNFRPGPCCAPASHAWTSPTSSRSAHSWCRCFPPRRR; encoded by the coding sequence ATGCCAAAGGATAAGATTCTCATAGTCGATGACGAGGCGGACATAGCCCTCATCCTCAAGCTGCAACTGGAAGACGCCGGGTTCGAGACCGAGCGGGCCCGCGACGGGGTGGAGGCGCTGGAGGCGGTCGAGCGCGAACATTTCGCGCTGATCATGCTGGACATCAAGATGCCCCGCATGGACGGCCTGGAGGTGCTGAGCCGGATCCGCGGGGAACAGACTCCGGTGGTGATGATGACCGCACACGGCAGCGAGGACATCGCGGTGGACGCGATGAAGAAGGGGGCGCTCGACTACATCTCGAAGCCCTTCGCCGCGGAGGACATGCTGCAGAAGGTGGAGCGCGCCATCGGCATCGACCGGACCCGGAAGGAGAACGCCAGGCTGCAGAGGCAGTTGGACGAAGAGCGCCTCAAGATGGCGGCGGTACTCCAGGGGATGGCGGACCTCCTGCTGGCGGTAGACCTGCAGGGTACCATCATCACGGCGAGCCGCCAGGCGGAGAGCGTCCTCTCCGGCGAGGGGGAGATCAAGGGGAAGGGTCTGGAAGAGGTGCTCAAGGGGAGGTGCCGGGGGGGGAACTTCCGGCCCGGACCGTGTTGCGCACCGGCGAGCCATGCCTGGACGTCGCCTACCAGCTCCAGATCGGCGCACAGCTGGTGCCGGTGCTTTCCTCCGCGGCGCCGCTGA
- a CDS encoding NAD(P)H-dependent glycerol-3-phosphate dehydrogenase, which translates to MLEKVAVIGAGSWGTTLADLLAKKGHEVTLWAYEPELVVTMRETRENNIFLPGIRLQDNLAFTNDLEEAYRGCTMVLCVVPSQLVRRVITNSLAFIPKDAVIVSASKGIEVDTLATVSEIYQEILPAEMYAGFAALSGPSFAREVAQEMPTAVAAAAATEAIARRVQEAFTTSFFRVYRNSDVVGVELGGAIKNVIAIAAGISDGLGFGSNTRAALITRGLAEMTRLGLAMGAQPATFAGLAGMGDLVLTCTGDLSRNRSVGIQIGQGRRLDEILGEMRMVAEGVKTTESAYNLARKLGVEMPIIDQMYQMLYQNKPAREAVLELMTRNLKAEGA; encoded by the coding sequence ATGCTAGAGAAAGTTGCCGTTATAGGTGCCGGCAGTTGGGGCACCACGCTGGCCGACCTGCTCGCCAAGAAAGGGCACGAGGTCACCCTTTGGGCGTACGAGCCCGAACTGGTAGTCACCATGCGCGAGACCAGGGAGAACAACATCTTCCTCCCCGGGATCAGGCTGCAGGACAATCTTGCCTTCACCAACGACCTGGAAGAGGCGTACCGCGGCTGCACCATGGTGCTCTGCGTGGTGCCGTCCCAGCTGGTGCGCCGGGTGATCACCAATTCCCTCGCCTTCATCCCGAAGGACGCGGTCATCGTTTCCGCCTCAAAGGGGATAGAGGTCGACACCCTCGCCACCGTCTCCGAGATCTACCAGGAGATCCTTCCCGCTGAGATGTACGCCGGGTTCGCCGCCCTCTCCGGCCCGAGCTTCGCACGGGAAGTGGCGCAGGAGATGCCGACGGCCGTCGCCGCTGCCGCGGCTACCGAGGCGATCGCGCGCCGGGTGCAGGAAGCCTTCACCACCAGCTTCTTCCGGGTCTATAGGAACTCCGATGTTGTGGGGGTCGAGCTGGGGGGCGCCATCAAGAACGTCATCGCCATCGCAGCGGGCATATCCGACGGCCTCGGCTTCGGGAGCAATACCCGCGCGGCGCTCATCACCCGCGGCCTTGCCGAAATGACCCGCCTGGGACTGGCCATGGGGGCCCAGCCCGCCACCTTCGCGGGGCTCGCCGGTATGGGGGACCTGGTGCTCACCTGCACCGGCGACCTGTCCAGGAACCGCAGCGTCGGCATCCAGATCGGGCAGGGGCGGCGCCTCGACGAGATACTCGGCGAGATGCGCATGGTGGCCGAAGGGGTAAAGACCACGGAGTCGGCTTACAACCTGGCCAGGAAGCTGGGGGTAGAGATGCCCATCATCGACCAGATGTACCAGATGCTCTACCAGAACAAGCCGGCTCGCGAAGCGGTCCTGGAGCTTATGACCAGGAACCTCAAGGCCGAAGGAGCTTAG
- a CDS encoding ATP-binding protein, with protein MQLRFGIRTKLLLSILAILLISYSTLIYSTMKTMSASLRTEVDRNLETNLTYARSQYRDRANVINYSLLQPATAPVVQGHVASGDRKWLNDRLKQVHRVLPSLDILLMLDGKKRILAGIDTTSYDEELYLPGILDQAMAGKGVVSSTEILPAATLCQAGAKRYCEQESNAEAMVNTVVVPVLGQGGSVLGCFVAAEILNNQATLPTDLQEVSGNDVEVSITQRDLRIASSLPATLRDASTLSPKVIDVLERGEVYRGETRIGSRNYETVIDPILNSRGEFVGSISVAVAMERFRGTKRENLGNILASAFIGILCSFGLAFLASRHLTRPLRQLAASASKIEQGDLDQRVEGHQKDEVGMLASSFNKMVQALKERDSIINRKTNDLQELNEQLERMVDERTSALVMEMGRLEAVLTSLAEAVLVTDLDNRVVLFNPAAQQLFGMVPHRVVGQPIEQVCELVGFTPLLERIKELAQPERGGGTKEELTVKGKRLHVYLSSLSDEVGNFAGIVISIRDVTVEQQVDRMKTEFISTVSHELKTPLTSIKGSLQLLLTRSKWLTDTERQLLTVCFRNTQRLIRLISEILDISGIESGGMVFKFKPVSIGELTVYAVEEIKSYAMGRDITIVNTVGEHLPMVYGDSDRLIQVITNLLSNAVKFSPEGKVVMVSAEQEGNYVVVSVADKGRVIQWSDRDKLFKKFQQIECQERGKVGGTGLGLAICKEIVERHHGRIFYTAAQERGNTFSFTVPIIGETDAKG; from the coding sequence ATGCAACTACGCTTTGGCATAAGAACCAAACTGCTCCTGTCCATTCTCGCCATCCTCCTCATCTCCTATTCCACCCTCATCTATTCGACCATGAAGACCATGAGCGCGTCCCTGCGCACAGAGGTCGACCGTAACCTGGAAACCAACCTCACCTACGCCCGCAGCCAGTACCGCGACCGCGCCAATGTCATCAATTATTCGCTGCTGCAGCCCGCCACCGCGCCGGTGGTGCAGGGACATGTTGCGTCGGGTGATCGCAAATGGCTGAACGATCGGTTGAAACAAGTGCACAGGGTGCTTCCGTCCCTGGATATTTTGCTGATGCTGGATGGCAAAAAGAGGATCTTAGCGGGAATCGACACCACTTCGTACGACGAGGAGTTGTACCTGCCCGGGATACTGGATCAGGCAATGGCGGGAAAAGGTGTGGTGAGCTCGACAGAGATACTGCCGGCTGCAACGCTGTGTCAGGCAGGGGCCAAACGCTATTGCGAGCAGGAAAGCAACGCGGAGGCGATGGTAAACACAGTGGTGGTCCCGGTGCTCGGCCAAGGCGGCAGCGTCTTGGGCTGCTTCGTCGCCGCCGAAATCCTTAACAACCAAGCGACCCTCCCCACCGACCTTCAGGAGGTATCAGGCAACGACGTCGAGGTGAGCATCACCCAGCGGGACCTGCGTATCGCCAGCAGTCTGCCGGCCACCCTGCGAGACGCCTCCACCCTCTCCCCGAAGGTCATCGACGTGCTGGAGCGGGGCGAGGTCTACCGCGGCGAGACCCGCATCGGATCGAGAAACTACGAGACCGTCATCGACCCCATCCTGAACAGTCGCGGCGAGTTCGTCGGCTCCATTTCGGTCGCCGTGGCCATGGAACGGTTCAGGGGAACCAAGCGGGAAAACCTGGGCAACATCCTCGCCTCCGCATTCATCGGCATCCTCTGTTCCTTCGGCCTGGCCTTCCTTGCCTCCCGCCACCTGACCCGGCCGCTGCGGCAACTGGCCGCGAGCGCCAGCAAGATAGAACAGGGGGACCTGGACCAGAGGGTCGAGGGGCACCAGAAGGACGAGGTGGGGATGCTGGCCTCGTCCTTCAACAAGATGGTGCAGGCGCTCAAGGAGCGGGACTCGATCATCAACAGGAAGACCAACGACCTCCAGGAGCTGAACGAGCAGCTGGAACGGATGGTGGACGAGCGGACCTCGGCCCTGGTCATGGAGATGGGGAGGCTGGAGGCCGTGCTGACCAGCCTCGCCGAGGCGGTGCTGGTGACCGACCTGGACAACCGGGTGGTGCTTTTCAACCCGGCGGCGCAGCAGCTCTTCGGGATGGTGCCGCACCGCGTGGTCGGGCAGCCCATCGAGCAGGTGTGCGAACTGGTGGGGTTCACACCGCTGCTCGAGCGGATCAAGGAACTGGCGCAGCCGGAGCGCGGGGGGGGGACCAAGGAGGAGCTGACGGTCAAGGGAAAGAGGCTCCACGTCTACCTTTCCTCGCTCTCCGACGAGGTCGGCAACTTCGCCGGCATCGTTATATCCATCCGAGACGTCACCGTCGAGCAGCAGGTGGACCGGATGAAGACCGAATTCATCTCGACCGTTTCGCACGAGCTCAAGACGCCGCTCACCTCCATCAAGGGATCGCTGCAGCTTTTGTTGACCCGGAGCAAGTGGCTGACCGACACCGAGAGGCAGCTCCTTACCGTCTGCTTCCGCAACACGCAGCGCCTGATCCGGCTGATCAGCGAGATACTGGACATCTCCGGGATAGAATCGGGCGGGATGGTGTTCAAGTTCAAGCCCGTCTCCATCGGCGAGCTCACCGTCTACGCGGTCGAGGAGATAAAGTCCTACGCCATGGGGCGCGACATCACCATCGTCAACACGGTCGGGGAGCACCTCCCCATGGTGTACGGCGACAGCGACCGCCTGATCCAGGTGATCACCAACCTCCTTTCCAACGCGGTGAAATTCTCGCCCGAGGGGAAGGTGGTCATGGTGAGCGCGGAGCAGGAAGGAAACTACGTGGTGGTGTCGGTGGCCGACAAGGGGCGCGTGATCCAGTGGTCGGACCGCGACAAGCTGTTCAAGAAATTCCAGCAGATAGAATGCCAGGAACGCGGCAAGGTGGGAGGGACCGGGCTGGGGCTCGCCATCTGCAAGGAGATCGTCGAGCGCCATCACGGCCGGATCTTCTACACCGCCGCCCAGGAGCGCGGCAACACCTTCAGCTTTACCGTGCCAATCATAGGGGAGACCGATGCCAAAGGATAA